Proteins encoded in a region of the Dorea longicatena genome:
- a CDS encoding IS3 family transposase, which produces MHRLAEYEAIQKLSSTKHYPIDRLCKYLNVTRSAYYRWGKYPKSNNELRNERLSTEIQRIHHQHPDMGYRRIRDELDGHKGIHVNDKRVLRICRKYDIKSNIKWKPKSCTRGDRNPDHIAKNYLHREFHAEKPNEKWLTDVSEFKYYNGIEVHKVYLSAILDLYDRRIVSFKISDHNDNPLVMDTFDEAVRQEPDAHPLVHSDRGFQYTSAQFYTRLKKHHMKQSMSRVAHCIDNGPMEGFWGILKREMYYKQRFNDRSSLITAIANYIDYYNNQRLQRKLHVMTPMKYHEQYTKAA; this is translated from the coding sequence ATCCATCGGTTAGCCGAATATGAAGCCATCCAAAAACTATCGTCTACTAAGCATTATCCCATAGATAGACTTTGTAAATATCTTAATGTTACACGTTCTGCGTATTACCGCTGGGGAAAATATCCGAAAAGTAATAATGAACTTCGAAACGAAAGACTATCCACTGAAATCCAAAGGATTCATCACCAGCATCCAGATATGGGATACCGAAGGATTCGTGATGAATTAGATGGACATAAAGGAATTCATGTGAATGATAAACGAGTACTTCGTATTTGTAGGAAATACGATATAAAATCAAATATTAAATGGAAACCTAAGAGTTGTACCAGAGGAGACAGAAATCCTGATCACATAGCAAAAAACTATTTACACCGTGAATTTCACGCCGAAAAACCGAATGAAAAGTGGCTTACAGATGTTTCTGAATTTAAATACTACAACGGAATAGAAGTTCATAAAGTTTATCTGAGTGCTATTTTAGATTTATATGATAGAAGGATTGTTTCCTTTAAAATCAGCGATCATAATGATAATCCATTAGTTATGGACACGTTTGATGAGGCTGTTCGTCAGGAGCCAGATGCACACCCATTAGTTCATTCTGATCGAGGCTTTCAATATACAAGCGCACAGTTTTATACTAGATTAAAAAAACATCATATGAAGCAGAGTATGTCTAGAGTTGCCCACTGTATTGACAATGGACCAATGGAAGGGTTTTGGGGAATTCTAAAACGAGAAATGTATTATAAACAGCGTTTTAATGACAGAAGCTCTTTGATTACTGCGATAGCTAATTACATAGATTACTACAACAACCAACGACTTCAAAGGAAACTGCATGTAATGACACCAATGAAATATCATGAGCAATATACAAAAGCAGCATAA